A single Paenibacillus kribbensis DNA region contains:
- a CDS encoding anti-repressor SinI family protein, with the protein MEKSAQVIVRDRSPGEIDPEWVVLLAMAKEAGISIEEVRRFLSGERSSNYAEWHLHNK; encoded by the coding sequence TTGGAAAAGTCCGCCCAGGTTATTGTTCGTGATCGGTCCCCTGGGGAAATCGATCCTGAATGGGTGGTTCTGCTCGCTATGGCCAAGGAGGCGGGGATATCCATCGAGGAGGTTCGGCGCTTTTTGTCGGGGGAACGATCATCAAATTATGCAGAATGGCATTTACATAATAAATAG
- the sipW gene encoding signal peptidase I SipW, whose amino-acid sequence MRIRKWLRNALTFLMAAAFITVAGSVVMSKMSGSEPNFYGYQLRTVLSGSMEPSILTGSIVAIKPGGDMTRFTAGDVITFRADEKKLITHRIVEVTRNKLTGQLLYRTKGDNNDAADLEPVDPANVTGVYTGFTVPYVGYVLNFAGTKLGNVTLLIIPGVLLFLYALASLWKAISALEDKKSDPNVSQPDTKTP is encoded by the coding sequence ATGCGGATTCGAAAATGGTTGAGAAATGCGCTGACGTTTCTGATGGCGGCTGCCTTTATTACCGTGGCCGGCTCCGTCGTCATGTCGAAAATGTCCGGCAGCGAACCAAATTTCTACGGTTATCAGTTGAGAACGGTGTTGTCCGGCTCGATGGAGCCTTCCATACTTACCGGTTCCATCGTGGCCATTAAGCCCGGAGGCGATATGACCCGATTTACCGCTGGCGATGTCATCACCTTCCGGGCGGACGAAAAGAAGCTGATTACCCACCGCATCGTCGAAGTAACCCGCAATAAGCTAACCGGTCAGCTCCTTTACCGGACCAAGGGAGACAACAACGATGCCGCCGACCTGGAGCCGGTTGATCCGGCCAATGTCACCGGTGTTTACACCGGCTTTACCGTCCCTTACGTAGGATACGTTCTCAACTTCGCCGGAACGAAATTGGGGAACGTCACACTGTTGATCATCCCGGGGGTCCTTTTGTTCCTGTATGCCTTAGCGTCCTTATGGAAAGCCATTTCGGCGCTGGAAGACAAGAAGTCAGACCCGAACGTATCCCAACCGGACACCAAAACTCCATAA
- a CDS encoding TasA family protein translates to MGIKKTLGIGVAAAALGLSLIGGGTFAYFSDSVETTGTFAAGTLDLNADPTAIIDVGTLKPGDFAIRTFKLKNEGTLDISKVLLKTTYTVTNKPGAPENVDDFGKHVIVRFLKNIDKQETVIYQTSLYDLQNLAPDAVENKWVAWFEEHGGLKAGDTDDLVVKFEFKDNGQDQNEFQGDALNLKWTFEAKQGAGEAK, encoded by the coding sequence ATGGGGATCAAAAAGACTTTGGGTATTGGGGTAGCCGCCGCAGCGCTTGGATTGTCTTTGATCGGCGGAGGCACGTTCGCTTACTTTAGCGATTCCGTGGAAACGACCGGCACGTTCGCCGCAGGCACCTTGGATCTCAACGCCGATCCGACGGCGATCATTGACGTGGGCACCCTCAAACCGGGGGATTTCGCAATCCGCACGTTCAAACTGAAAAACGAAGGTACGCTCGACATCTCCAAGGTATTGCTGAAAACGACCTATACGGTTACGAATAAGCCGGGCGCCCCTGAAAACGTGGATGACTTCGGCAAACATGTCATCGTTAGATTTTTGAAGAACATCGACAAACAGGAAACCGTCATTTACCAAACCTCGCTATATGATCTGCAAAATCTAGCCCCTGACGCCGTGGAGAACAAATGGGTGGCCTGGTTCGAAGAGCACGGGGGCCTGAAAGCCGGCGATACCGACGACCTGGTCGTCAAGTTCGAATTCAAGGATAACGGTCAGGATCAAAACGAGTTCCAAGGTGACGCTTTGAATCTGAAATGGACATTCGAAGCGAAGCAAGGCGCAGGAGAAGCCAAATAA
- a CDS encoding helix-turn-helix domain-containing protein: MAERIGDRIQKIRQDRGYSLSELADKADVAKSYLSNVERNIQSNPSISFIEKIADALTVSIHLLLYGDRPAVDLLDPEWWELMQEAMASGVSKKEFKDFLEYQKWKMGQKE; the protein is encoded by the coding sequence ATGGCAGAACGTATTGGCGACCGCATCCAAAAAATCCGCCAGGATCGGGGGTATTCCTTGTCCGAGCTTGCGGATAAAGCGGATGTGGCAAAATCCTACCTGAGCAATGTCGAACGAAATATTCAATCGAATCCTTCCATTTCCTTTATCGAGAAAATTGCCGATGCTTTAACCGTTTCGATCCACCTGCTCTTGTACGGCGACCGCCCTGCGGTGGACCTGCTTGACCCGGAATGGTGGGAGCTGATGCAGGAAGCAATGGCTTCGGGCGTCAGCAAAAAAGAGTTCAAGGACTTCCTCGAATACCAGAAGTGGAAAATGGGACAAAAGGAATAA
- a CDS encoding ABC transporter substrate-binding protein gives MKKSIILLTLVALVVLLAGCGGKKTSEELPDSTIKVNGDTPSWKNDKATAELDWYINFDWFAQTWGNDVSSKYITKDTGVSISYLGGSDDKLNTMMASGDLPDIITMDGNNPFVKDADKFAIPLDVLAKKYDPYFLDKAAKPETLKFFTRDDGHIYGYPNFSNTKSDYEKGGIYGNQAFLVRKDIYEQLGKPDMTTPEGFISALEAAQKLGTKDELGKTVIPIGVSPFTEENPEKNGVFNRTLADFIGVPMLTKDGKYYDRYTDADFQKWLKVFVDARQKGLADRDMITMTKDDKDARLTNGSYFAYFASDLNGEPDPLSVWGKEHPDKEYIAVNGPASTIGNKTVLPGTSIEGWTQTFITKNAKNPQKAMELVTYLVSEYGNNVMNFGREGETYTIKDGKPVLNPDLLEFKQTDPAGFEKKVGLTTHLWLQDSALLSRQMGISQFPKALQQPKKWTQDYVAPQFELASLDVYLSKESSRNKEKIDQNWAQTIAKILDAKSDSEVDQAMNEFIQYRKDNGYDKLVEERNNQIAANVKKLQ, from the coding sequence ATGAAGAAATCGATCATCCTTCTGACTTTGGTTGCATTAGTTGTCTTGTTGGCTGGGTGCGGCGGTAAGAAGACAAGCGAAGAATTGCCGGATTCGACGATTAAAGTGAATGGAGATACACCGAGCTGGAAGAATGACAAGGCAACAGCTGAGCTTGACTGGTATATTAATTTCGATTGGTTCGCCCAGACCTGGGGCAATGATGTATCTTCCAAATATATAACAAAGGATACCGGAGTAAGCATCTCTTATTTGGGCGGCAGCGACGACAAACTGAATACGATGATGGCCTCCGGAGACCTTCCGGACATCATTACAATGGATGGAAACAACCCATTTGTTAAGGATGCCGATAAATTCGCAATCCCGCTGGATGTTCTGGCCAAGAAGTATGATCCCTATTTTTTGGATAAAGCAGCCAAGCCGGAAACGCTCAAGTTCTTCACAAGGGACGACGGCCATATTTACGGGTATCCTAACTTCTCGAACACAAAATCAGATTATGAGAAAGGCGGTATTTATGGAAACCAGGCATTTCTGGTGCGGAAGGATATTTATGAACAGCTCGGCAAGCCTGATATGACCACGCCGGAAGGATTCATCTCGGCATTGGAAGCCGCGCAGAAGCTGGGCACGAAGGATGAACTGGGAAAAACGGTCATTCCGATCGGGGTGTCCCCTTTCACAGAAGAAAACCCTGAGAAGAACGGAGTATTCAATCGTACGCTGGCCGATTTTATCGGAGTCCCGATGTTGACGAAAGACGGCAAATACTACGACCGTTATACGGATGCAGATTTTCAGAAATGGCTTAAAGTGTTCGTTGATGCCCGGCAGAAGGGGCTGGCAGACCGGGACATGATTACGATGACCAAAGACGACAAGGATGCCCGGCTAACGAATGGCAGCTACTTTGCCTATTTCGCTTCGGACCTGAACGGTGAGCCGGATCCGTTGTCCGTGTGGGGGAAGGAGCACCCAGACAAAGAGTACATTGCCGTTAACGGGCCAGCTTCTACGATAGGAAATAAAACCGTATTGCCGGGCACTTCCATTGAAGGCTGGACCCAAACCTTTATTACCAAGAATGCCAAGAATCCACAAAAGGCGATGGAATTGGTGACTTATTTAGTCAGCGAGTACGGCAACAACGTCATGAACTTTGGTCGTGAGGGCGAAACCTACACCATCAAGGACGGAAAGCCTGTCTTGAATCCAGATCTGCTGGAATTCAAACAGACCGATCCTGCCGGCTTCGAGAAGAAGGTTGGCTTGACCACTCATCTATGGCTGCAGGATAGCGCTCTGCTCTCCCGGCAAATGGGGATTTCTCAGTTCCCGAAGGCTTTGCAGCAACCAAAAAAATGGACTCAAGATTACGTGGCGCCACAATTCGAATTAGCGAGTCTGGATGTATATTTATCTAAAGAATCTTCCAGAAATAAGGAGAAGATCGATCAGAACTGGGCGCAGACGATCGCCAAGATCTTGGATGCCAAATCGGATAGCGAAGTCGATCAGGCGATGAATGAATTTATTCAATACCGCAAGGATAATGGCTATGATAAATTGGTGGAAGAGAGAAATAATCAAATCGCGGCTAATGTGAAGAAGCTGCAGTAA
- a CDS encoding carbohydrate ABC transporter permease: MGLDRGEKIFNVFNVLFMLFFISIIVFPLINIVALSFNNGYDAMKGGIYLFPRKFTLVNYETILKDTTIYRAFGVTAAKTVIGVIGHLVITGAAAYALSKSYLLGRKIFIRMGIITMFFYGGMIPSFLVVKSLGLANNFWVYIIPVLFSFYDMVILMNFFRSLPESIEESAKIDGANVFQVFFKIIVPLSFPVLATIALFHGVYQWNDFFVAKLYVTDKALYPIQYYLYQLLTSAGAASSAKAGVYISKAFTTQSLQQATMIVTTLPIVLIYPFLQKYFISGMLVGGVKE; this comes from the coding sequence ATGGGGCTGGATAGAGGCGAGAAAATATTTAACGTTTTTAACGTGCTGTTCATGCTGTTTTTTATTTCCATCATCGTATTTCCCTTGATCAATATCGTCGCCCTCTCGTTCAATAACGGGTATGACGCGATGAAAGGGGGCATTTATCTATTCCCGAGAAAATTTACGCTGGTAAACTATGAAACCATATTGAAGGATACGACCATTTACAGGGCGTTTGGAGTGACGGCAGCCAAAACAGTAATCGGTGTCATCGGACACTTGGTTATTACAGGAGCCGCAGCCTATGCTCTGAGCAAGTCTTATTTACTGGGAAGAAAGATATTCATCCGTATGGGCATCATCACCATGTTCTTCTACGGCGGGATGATTCCATCATTTCTGGTGGTCAAGTCGCTCGGTTTGGCGAACAACTTCTGGGTGTACATTATCCCCGTGCTATTCAGCTTCTACGACATGGTCATATTAATGAATTTCTTCAGGAGCTTGCCAGAATCTATTGAAGAATCAGCCAAGATTGACGGGGCCAATGTATTTCAGGTGTTCTTCAAAATTATAGTCCCGCTATCTTTCCCGGTACTGGCGACGATCGCCTTATTTCATGGAGTGTACCAGTGGAATGATTTCTTCGTAGCAAAGCTGTATGTGACGGATAAAGCACTGTACCCGATTCAATATTATTTGTATCAGCTGTTGACGAGCGCAGGCGCTGCCAGCTCTGCCAAAGCGGGGGTATATATATCCAAAGCGTTTACGACACAATCATTGCAGCAGGCTACAATGATCGTTACAACCTTACCTATTGTGCTAATTTACCCTTTCCTTCAAAAATACTTTATTAGCGGCATGCTGGTCGGAGGAGTCAAAGAATAA
- a CDS encoding ABC transporter permease — MKSTFKHKFLSQWELQVMVWPSIILMIVFSFVPMFGLTIAFQDYSPLSGFAGSEFVGLDNFKAFLGDKDFYTVLTNTLGISLMKLLIGFPLEIVLAILINQIRLGLFKKFTQTVSYLPHFLSWVILGGMITSWLGSTGLLNSFLLSTHLISEPLSFLSNANAYWWIATLSDIWKEVGWGTILYLAAITGIDPSLYEAAKVDGAKILKRIWYVTLPGIKNIIVLMFLLRVGSILGANLDQTLVLQNSSNMLRSEVIDSYVYHLGLAQGDFSFATAVGIFSSVVSVTLLLVANFLTKKLSDSSIF, encoded by the coding sequence ATGAAATCCACATTTAAACATAAGTTTCTATCCCAGTGGGAGCTTCAAGTCATGGTCTGGCCGAGCATTATATTGATGATTGTTTTCTCGTTTGTCCCGATGTTCGGATTGACCATCGCTTTTCAGGATTATTCTCCGTTATCCGGTTTTGCGGGCTCGGAATTTGTAGGTCTGGATAATTTCAAAGCCTTTTTGGGGGACAAAGATTTCTACACTGTGCTGACGAACACTCTTGGCATCAGCCTGATGAAGCTGTTGATCGGTTTTCCGCTTGAGATTGTCCTGGCCATATTAATCAATCAAATCAGATTAGGATTATTCAAGAAATTTACGCAAACGGTATCTTATTTACCGCACTTCCTGTCATGGGTTATTCTTGGCGGCATGATTACATCCTGGCTCGGCTCAACGGGGCTGTTGAATAGCTTCCTGCTGTCGACTCATCTCATATCTGAACCGCTCTCCTTCCTGTCAAATGCGAATGCTTATTGGTGGATAGCGACGCTGTCGGATATTTGGAAAGAGGTTGGCTGGGGAACAATTCTTTATCTCGCTGCCATAACGGGAATTGATCCATCATTATATGAGGCGGCGAAGGTCGACGGTGCGAAAATCTTGAAGAGAATCTGGTATGTCACGCTTCCCGGCATCAAAAATATTATCGTGCTGATGTTTTTGCTGCGTGTAGGCTCGATCCTGGGAGCGAATCTGGATCAGACTCTCGTCCTGCAAAATTCTTCGAACATGCTGCGCAGTGAAGTCATTGACTCTTATGTTTATCATTTAGGTCTGGCGCAAGGGGACTTCTCATTCGCGACTGCGGTCGGAATCTTCTCGTCCGTCGTATCGGTCACACTGTTGCTGGTAGCCAATTTCTTAACCAAGAAGCTTAGCGATAGTTCAATTTTTTAG
- a CDS encoding glycoside hydrolase family 3 N-terminal domain-containing protein, whose protein sequence is MDNKKIIELLQKMTLAEKIGQLSQTTGEHYVGKIDSEMVETGPDFPDHMLEGDTLYTMGSIIGVSSARITNLIQSKYLQKSRLKIPLLFMHDAIHGYRTIFPIPLGLSCTWDEGIVQQAAADTASELRAAGIHVNFSPMVDLVRDSRWGRVMESFGEDHLLSGNLGRAMIRGYQKGEDGEFAESGVAACLKHFAAYGAGIGGKDYNAVDMSWREFYAYYGKPYEIALQEKPKFVMSSFNTFNGVPVSASEQMMKEILRGTYQFDNIVISDWGAVAELQNHRVAGNGKEAAEMALKAGIDIEMVSTLYLEHYEQILEENPALIQDIDAAVLKILQLKNEMGLFENPFVNEARENEVLMNPRFLEHAKDIAKRTCVLLKNEQMLPISKEYKKIIIVGPFAGSNQLLGNWRCKGSFDDVVTLAEGMKRVDDSFDLQVYESLKDCPQAELEQSDYIVVAVGEHWELSGEGHSSVNIDLEASQQQLIREVKQTNKPYACICFSGRPLALQNIIDDIPALLWCWYPGTQAGSAIAELITGQDTPSGKLTMSFPRHSAQAPIYYNEYSTGRPANESSYSSRYQDCEIGPLFPFGHGLTYTGAQYSDFKISRHHLTAGEELTISFQVSNPSGYDYSEITILYIEDLVSKAVRPVREMKKYQVVGVPAHQTVNVQMTLALDDLQYLDTSLQQTVETGKFNIYINDLDHPVFTIEYR, encoded by the coding sequence ATGGACAACAAGAAAATCATCGAACTGCTTCAGAAAATGACGCTCGCTGAGAAGATCGGACAGCTCTCTCAGACGACCGGGGAACATTACGTCGGCAAAATTGATAGCGAAATGGTTGAGACCGGCCCTGACTTCCCGGATCATATGCTTGAGGGAGATACGCTGTATACGATGGGAAGTATTATCGGCGTGTCGAGCGCCAGGATCACGAACCTGATTCAAAGTAAATATTTGCAGAAGTCACGGCTTAAGATCCCTCTGCTGTTCATGCACGATGCGATACACGGATACAGGACGATTTTTCCGATACCATTAGGGCTCTCTTGTACCTGGGATGAGGGAATCGTGCAGCAGGCAGCGGCGGATACCGCTTCAGAATTGCGCGCTGCGGGCATACATGTGAATTTCTCGCCGATGGTCGACCTTGTGCGCGACTCCAGATGGGGAAGAGTGATGGAATCCTTTGGCGAGGACCATCTGCTGTCCGGCAATCTTGGACGGGCGATGATCAGAGGCTATCAGAAAGGCGAGGACGGAGAGTTTGCCGAATCGGGAGTAGCGGCCTGTTTGAAGCATTTTGCCGCGTATGGAGCCGGCATTGGAGGAAAGGACTACAACGCTGTCGATATGTCCTGGAGAGAATTCTATGCCTATTATGGGAAGCCCTATGAAATAGCCCTTCAAGAGAAGCCAAAATTTGTAATGAGTTCATTCAACACATTCAACGGGGTTCCTGTAAGCGCAAGTGAGCAGATGATGAAGGAAATCCTAAGAGGCACCTATCAATTTGACAACATCGTAATATCAGATTGGGGGGCAGTCGCTGAACTGCAAAACCACCGCGTTGCCGGCAATGGCAAGGAAGCCGCTGAAATGGCTTTAAAAGCGGGCATTGATATCGAAATGGTCTCGACCTTGTATCTTGAGCATTATGAACAGATTCTAGAAGAGAACCCGGCGCTGATCCAGGATATAGATGCAGCCGTTCTGAAAATTTTGCAGCTTAAAAATGAAATGGGCTTATTTGAAAATCCTTTTGTAAACGAAGCTCGTGAGAATGAAGTCTTAATGAATCCGCGTTTTCTGGAGCATGCTAAGGACATCGCCAAGAGAACCTGCGTGCTGCTGAAAAATGAACAAATGCTGCCTATAAGCAAGGAATACAAAAAGATCATCATTGTCGGTCCGTTTGCCGGTAGCAATCAGTTGCTAGGCAATTGGCGGTGCAAAGGAAGCTTTGACGATGTAGTTACCTTAGCGGAAGGGATGAAGCGGGTAGATGATTCATTCGATCTGCAAGTCTATGAATCCCTGAAGGACTGTCCTCAAGCTGAGTTGGAGCAAAGCGATTATATTGTCGTGGCGGTTGGGGAGCACTGGGAGTTAAGCGGTGAAGGGCATAGCAGCGTGAATATCGATCTGGAGGCCAGCCAACAGCAGCTTATACGTGAAGTCAAGCAGACGAACAAACCGTATGCATGCATCTGTTTTTCGGGCCGGCCATTGGCGCTTCAGAACATTATCGATGATATCCCCGCTCTCTTGTGGTGCTGGTATCCGGGTACACAGGCCGGCAGTGCGATTGCTGAGCTGATTACAGGTCAAGATACCCCGTCGGGGAAACTAACGATGTCGTTCCCGCGTCATTCGGCGCAAGCGCCGATCTATTACAATGAGTACAGCACAGGCCGTCCGGCAAATGAATCAAGCTACAGCAGCAGGTATCAGGATTGTGAAATCGGGCCTCTGTTCCCATTCGGGCACGGGCTGACTTATACCGGTGCGCAGTATTCTGATTTTAAAATTTCGCGTCATCATCTGACAGCCGGTGAGGAATTGACGATCTCTTTTCAGGTGAGCAATCCAAGTGGGTATGACTATTCTGAAATCACTATCCTATACATTGAAGATCTTGTCTCAAAGGCGGTACGTCCTGTGCGCGAGATGAAGAAGTATCAAGTCGTAGGTGTACCAGCGCATCAGACAGTTAACGTACAGATGACTCTGGCCTTGGATGATCTTCAATATTTGGATACCAGCCTGCAGCAAACGGTTGAAACGGGAAAATTCAATATATATATCAATGATCTTGACCATCCCGTGTTTACCATAGAATATCGATAA
- a CDS encoding alpha-galactosidase, with amino-acid sequence MKKMKVALIGAGSVSFALGALQDMVLSERLKTQVELEIALMDIEEENVARTYKYATDMFTAFSHPANIWQTTNLEAALQAADFVIVAIEVNRYFYWSQDFHIPRRFGSKQIYGENGGPGSMFHTLRNLGPMLEIARTMERVCPDAWFINYTNPEAKLVEAISKLTSIKVVGLCHGLDMGIEQLSQFLEMDIADIGMEGGGLNHFGFFTKIWNKKTGEDLYPLFDEKEKKANRLAQFDHVALSRTMYRTYGYYPYPGTNHVGEYISYGEDFYAGLSLQYRYDPIREKLWEKDSRTPDFVYCASGNNLDQGLFSKIQTQELWVEESYIFDKQKVCRSNEYAVPIIEAIFFDDEIELNAVNLPNHGAIKGLPDDMVVETQAIVNGRGITLKPMTVELPTALIGTIHIQGTIHKLLLEAFVEQSKTKLLQAILLDPQAPTYYQACAMIDEMCELQQDILPKLEWK; translated from the coding sequence ATGAAGAAAATGAAAGTTGCGTTAATTGGAGCTGGCAGCGTGTCCTTTGCTTTGGGGGCACTTCAGGATATGGTGTTGTCCGAGCGTTTGAAGACTCAGGTAGAACTGGAGATCGCTCTGATGGACATTGAAGAAGAGAATGTGGCGAGAACCTATAAATATGCAACAGATATGTTTACCGCCTTCTCACATCCAGCGAACATTTGGCAGACGACCAACTTGGAAGCAGCTCTGCAGGCGGCTGATTTCGTCATCGTGGCGATCGAGGTGAATCGCTACTTCTATTGGTCGCAGGACTTCCATATTCCTCGCCGCTTCGGCAGCAAGCAAATTTACGGTGAGAACGGCGGCCCTGGTTCGATGTTCCATACACTGCGAAATCTGGGACCGATGCTCGAAATCGCCCGCACGATGGAACGTGTCTGCCCAGACGCCTGGTTCATTAACTATACGAATCCTGAAGCGAAATTGGTTGAGGCTATCTCGAAGCTTACCTCGATCAAAGTCGTCGGTCTATGCCATGGACTGGATATGGGGATCGAGCAGCTGTCCCAATTTCTGGAGATGGATATCGCCGATATCGGGATGGAAGGCGGGGGCTTGAATCACTTCGGCTTCTTCACCAAGATCTGGAACAAGAAAACGGGTGAGGATCTTTATCCGTTATTTGATGAGAAGGAGAAAAAGGCCAACCGTCTGGCGCAATTCGATCATGTCGCGCTATCCAGAACGATGTACCGCACTTATGGATATTACCCTTATCCAGGCACCAACCATGTGGGTGAATATATCTCTTATGGAGAGGATTTCTATGCTGGCTTGTCCTTGCAATACCGTTATGATCCAATCCGCGAGAAGCTGTGGGAGAAGGATTCGAGAACCCCTGATTTCGTATACTGTGCAAGCGGTAACAATCTGGATCAAGGCTTGTTCTCGAAGATTCAGACGCAGGAGCTCTGGGTCGAAGAGTCCTATATTTTCGATAAGCAGAAGGTTTGCCGCAGCAATGAATATGCAGTTCCGATCATTGAGGCGATTTTCTTCGATGATGAGATTGAACTGAACGCGGTCAATTTACCGAACCACGGTGCGATCAAGGGACTTCCTGACGATATGGTTGTTGAGACCCAGGCGATCGTTAATGGCAGAGGAATTACGCTGAAGCCGATGACGGTAGAACTGCCGACTGCGCTTATCGGAACGATTCATATTCAGGGAACGATCCATAAATTGTTGCTTGAGGCTTTTGTGGAGCAATCCAAGACGAAGCTACTGCAGGCGATCCTATTAGATCCTCAGGCTCCGACTTATTATCAGGCCTGTGCAATGATCGACGAGATGTGCGAATTGCAGCAAGATATTTTACCTAAGCTGGAATGGAAATAA
- a CDS encoding ROK family protein, with amino-acid sequence MSNSVIGVDIGGTNIRVGLVNEQLELVRKETALTSEFLSADEVFNYVKQVIEKVDHHKTADKIGIALPVPWKERTEIICDATNVPCLEGVHTEFIKRFFPGYEVHFENDVNVVTLLESEHGASQAYDQSIYITVSTGIGSGIVLNNEVLHGAHGYAGEIGSMVISDNGKSHSTLHPGTLEALCSGRALEKESKNLYGSEATAHLLFEKYRQHDEKAAGVVNAWVEYFSNAIASLMQTIDPDIFVIGGAVIHNNQWLIDKIIESAKTKVFEHLSDKVKVVLPKFGPDAGVIGAGYMALKNNKGA; translated from the coding sequence ATGAGTAACAGCGTCATTGGAGTGGATATTGGAGGAACGAATATACGAGTCGGGTTAGTGAATGAGCAGTTGGAATTGGTTCGAAAAGAGACGGCATTAACTAGCGAGTTCCTAAGCGCTGATGAAGTTTTCAACTATGTCAAGCAAGTGATCGAGAAAGTGGATCATCACAAGACGGCTGACAAGATAGGGATTGCCTTGCCTGTTCCTTGGAAGGAGCGAACCGAGATTATATGCGATGCGACCAACGTTCCCTGCCTGGAAGGGGTTCATACCGAATTTATAAAGCGTTTTTTTCCCGGTTATGAAGTTCATTTCGAGAATGATGTAAATGTCGTGACTCTGCTTGAATCAGAGCATGGCGCGTCCCAGGCGTATGATCAATCGATCTATATTACGGTCAGTACGGGGATCGGCAGCGGAATCGTTCTGAACAACGAGGTTCTCCACGGTGCGCATGGTTATGCCGGAGAGATTGGCAGCATGGTTATATCTGATAACGGCAAGAGCCATTCGACATTGCATCCCGGCACGCTCGAAGCTCTGTGCAGCGGCAGAGCCCTGGAGAAAGAGAGCAAAAATCTGTACGGCAGCGAGGCTACAGCGCATTTATTGTTCGAGAAATACAGGCAGCATGACGAGAAGGCGGCAGGTGTCGTGAATGCCTGGGTTGAGTACTTCTCCAACGCGATTGCTTCATTAATGCAGACGATCGATCCGGATATATTTGTCATTGGAGGAGCGGTCATTCACAACAACCAATGGTTGATAGATAAAATTATTGAAAGCGCTAAAACCAAAGTATTTGAGCATTTAAGCGACAAAGTCAAGGTAGTCTTGCCTAAATTCGGCCCTGATGCAGGCGTGATTGGGGCGGGGTACATGGCGTTAAAAAACAATAAAGGAGCATGA
- a CDS encoding 6-phosphogluconolactonase, which produces MIKIFATEEEVADAIAREMKEHLSHEHPVFCLASGSTPQKSYLKFAGDAEIHARIQQLKIVSLDEWAGISRESEGSCYQMLNQDLFSLVHLDPRQIEFFDGTAPDLEQECLRIDRFIDRHPITFSLMGVGMNGHIGLNEPGCPMLDHSSVVDLSETTKTVAQKYFRQPTALDRGITLGLSQVADSKRVIVAVTGERKAGIVKEIFTNSEAKLPAQELLGYEHIDFFLDSEAAKYIKQR; this is translated from the coding sequence ATGATTAAGATTTTTGCAACCGAAGAGGAAGTCGCGGATGCCATTGCCAGAGAGATGAAAGAGCATCTATCGCATGAGCATCCAGTGTTCTGCTTGGCGTCAGGCAGCACACCACAGAAAAGCTACTTGAAATTTGCCGGAGACGCCGAGATTCATGCTAGGATTCAGCAGCTTAAAATTGTCAGCCTGGACGAGTGGGCCGGAATAAGCAGAGAGTCTGAGGGCAGCTGCTATCAAATGCTGAATCAGGATTTATTCTCGCTTGTCCATTTGGACCCCCGTCAGATCGAATTCTTTGATGGGACGGCGCCAGATTTGGAGCAGGAATGTCTGAGAATCGACCGCTTTATCGATCGACATCCCATAACTTTCAGTTTAATGGGGGTTGGAATGAATGGCCATATCGGCTTGAATGAGCCAGGCTGTCCGATGCTGGATCATAGCAGTGTCGTAGATTTGTCGGAGACGACCAAGACCGTGGCCCAGAAATATTTCCGTCAGCCTACTGCATTGGACAGAGGAATCACCTTGGGTCTAAGTCAGGTGGCGGACAGCAAGAGAGTGATTGTAGCGGTGACCGGTGAACGCAAAGCCGGGATCGTCAAAGAAATATTTACAAATTCAGAAGCGAAGCTGCCTGCTCAGGAGCTGCTCGGTTATGAACATATTGATTTCTTCCTGGATTCGGAGGCAGCGAAATATATTAAGCAGCGATAA